The nucleotide window aagagaaattgagcttcctgtgatcttttgctgtgaggtttccttcctttaccttctttcatattggtgaccatctttctgtgtttctgtgtgtagcacatctttaagcatcttttgcagggcaggatgagtggcaacaaattctttcagtttctgtttgctatgaagagtcttaatttcaccttcattcacaaataagagcttcacaggatataatattctgggctggcagtttttctctcttagtacctgggctatgtctcgccattcccttctagcttgtaggctttctgatgagaagtctgcggtgagtctaattggagatcctctaagagtaatctgacttttctctcttgcaccttttagaatcttttctttatgtttcattgtggtgagtttgattacaacgtgtcatggtgaggatctcttttggtcatgtttattaggggttctataagcttcctgtactaaaatgcctctgtccttctccaaacctgggaaattttctgctagtatctcactgaaaatgccttctaatcctttctccctctccatgccttcaggaactcccagaacccgaatgttgggttttttaatagtatcctgtagattctcgacaatattttttagatttctaatttcttcttttctttggtttgcctgtttccttttctgttctctgtcttctaagtctgatattctctcttctgcttcacccattctgtttttaaggctctctaatgtgtttgtcatttgatctattgaattcttcatttcattatgatttctcgtcactatctcagtttcttgttctactagttgtttcatttcattttgattcctccttaagatttcattttcatgagagagattttctatcttgtccattaaggatttctgtagttcaagaatttgtttttgagaacttcttaatgttcttatcaactttttgagatctgcttcttgcatttcttctatctcatcatcttcataatcttgaattggggtatctttttcatttgggggcgtcatagtgtcttgctttttcttgttacctcatttttgtgtgttgtatggcatgttggagatatttggtttcttcactgtggtgttttttcttgttatactgtatctctatattaagtggactgtctgctttcggtggagccttagaggcttgagatgagtgtgaactgagagctgtgtttggttcctcagggctgagggtgtgtcaaagatgacactcccaggttaggcgtggtaaatctctctctctttctttctttctttttttttgattcaaaagggaggtaattccacacagctgaacagaattggaggtagttagccggcgaatgatatacccacaggagccagagattggaagctctttcccaaggaccacacagggaatctctgctgccctcagtgtgggctccaattctcctgcagtctcccactgggttgctaagttagatgctaatcacctgttatttcacccctccaccccagagtcaggtttttctgctaggctcagggcaggtgcagacctgaggtcgccctgcttatgacgtatgtccaaaatggcacctgctctttgtcttgctagcctttgaggggtgagcggagagagagaaacttgtatccgtattggtcactttttttttccctctctctcttctagttagcctagtgaacctttccccacggagtttcaagcctcgttccctctagtctcctctttccgcttgcccgctggtgtctcgggctattgaggttcggctcacctcgtgttccagcgctggtgcattgagtctgccgctggtgtcccgaacttggactcccacgctctccacagaGGTCtacagtgaatcactagttctggaagagtttcatctgctgtttcttcccctactcttccttgaccctgcattatctccacttttattaacctgtgtcttgctgaactatcaatgtgctcccttcctattcctccatcttgccgctctccctatgtcttcttttttttgttgccagagtatcttggctttccatgcctgaaatactctcagggtcttttcagccagatctgagtgccttaagggctgattctgaggccagagtgctgtttagggcatctgccattctattagtctgttgtgtctcccacttccaatgttgcatcattctctcctttttaattctatcagttagtattagcagacactagtcttgtttatgtgacccctttgactcttgaTCCTATCATTAtgctcaattgtgaactgaaactgatcacttggactagagaggtggcattggtacatgccaccttgaggaGATTGAATtttaatcccctggcacatttctaactctaccagttggggcaagtccaattgagcatgtgctgaactgtacatctcctccctgtcttattcccacctttatatttaatagggatcacttttcagttaaatttaaacacctaagaataattgtcacatcatttttctcatttaccACAGGCCTGCAcctgtctttaaaagaaaacagacatttattttgttttctgtgtagaattcactttcctgactttgtCATGCAAGTAGTAGCACAAGTCAACTAAATCCAAATTGATGCATTTGTAGAAGAAAACCACCACAATCCTACTGCTAAGGCGCTCCCAACACAGTCCTCTGTCAGAGGTGTCCTGCTCAGAATCACCTCCTCGTCAGGGGCCCACAGCGGTGCCGAGGAGCCACCTGACTGAAATGGGACAAATGGCACCAGCTGAGGGCAACGTTCCTGCAGTTCTGACCTCTGCCTCAGCCAGGCCTGTTCCCGCCTTTCTGCCTTTCCGTCGGGGTCAGTGCCGTCTGCAGCCGCCAGAGGGCGCCCATGGTGCTGGGTTGGAACCTGGTCTCACAACTGCATGAATGCGCCTGAAGGGGGCAACCCCAGGGGCTGTTTGCTGTGGAGCCTCTCAAGTTGGCGCCACCCTGCCACGCTGGGAATTAGCAGACATCCGCACACCGGCCTTCACTATCCCCTATTTGGTTCTTCAGCCAACCCAGAAGCCTTGGGAGGCGCTGAAGTCTTCTCAGGAGAGAAGAGGGGCAGGAAACGCGTGCAGAGCAGGTGGCTGTGGCAGCGGGAAATGGCGCCGCCCGGCGTGGCCTCCTCTGGTCTCGAGGCTGCATCACGAGGACCTCGGTCAGCCGGGCTGGCCCAGCCGCGGGGAAGGTGCGGCGTTACTCTCACAGCCGCCTCTCAGCTCCTAAGATCCGTATTCAGTCATTTAATAGTGTCCTATAAATTTCCaacacttttaatttttctattttcttcctcaccgaaaaatttaaaaattttgtgctcTAGATCAGGTGTATGTTCTACTTCTTCATCAAGATTGTTTTTAAGGCATTCCAccgtatttttttaaaacatttatttaataaatatgaatttccaaagtacagtttatggattacaatggcttttccctcccataacccACCACATTTTTTGGacaattgaattcttcatttctaagatttcattgtTATTTCTCTTCAGAATTTCACTTTAATAGGAAACTTATTTATGTCATTTATCATTTATAGATTTAATTCATGAATCTTGCTCATTGCTTCTGAGGAACCCTATggattatattttgaatttcatttcatgtattttttcaatctcttcatATTCAAGTTTCAATATTGTTTTTACTTTGGGTTGCACATGTTCTCTTCCTTATTGTttctgaattttcatttatttttaggcatttgtggaaattctagttgatttttttctctgatggcttttatcaaaGAAGTGTGCTTCTGTGCTcctagagcagcttggactcaaacaggcacctgaatgggatgccagcatcttagatGTTGCCCGTACCCACTGTGCCGTAATGCTCACTCAAAATCCAGTGTTTCTTTATCAATTAAAGAAAATCAGTTCCCAGTTAAAAAGTTTACAACAGGTTCATGGTGATTGTTAGCTCCTTTGGATAATTCTATCACATGCTAAAGGAGGTATCATGTTCATTAAAGTAAAATTCATAGGAAAAATAGTTATAATTAATTCCTTTGATGGgtgagtattgtggcacagtgagataAGCCACTGTGTGTGACATGagagtcccatgtgggtgccactcTAAGTATCAGTTATTCAACTTtcaatccagcagatggaagatcattcccTCATtctctatgtctgcctttcaaataaataaataaaaaatatttttctaagaaatatatttctttcatGAAAATAGCTCAACTTTGGTATCCATATCTGACCACATGATTACAAGACAAAATTGAcagactgtttcctttcctgaatGAAATTCATATCCTATTCCATCTCTATCTATGTTCCATAAAAAGTATATACCATGACCAAATTAGGTTCCTGTAGTCTAAATTGGTGAACTTACTTCCTAAGTGAACAGAAACAACCACTTCAGTCATGGAAAAACATGACATGCATGTGTTTAGCAGATGGTTAAAGCAAGTTAGCATTATTATCTCCTTACACATGTTTTAGAgagattttttacatttatttatgtgagaggcagagttacagacagaaagaggaagaaacagaggcaatggtcttccatccacgattccacccccaaatggttgcaggagctgcagccaagCGGATTcgaagtcagaagctggagcttcCCTGCATCTCCCACACAAGCTCAGGggcacaagcagttgggccatcctccactgccttcctaggctgtAAGCAGAGatctagaatggaagaggagcggctggagCAAGAgtgggtgcccacatggaatgctggtgccacaggaggagagctagcccactatgccactgtgccaacCCCTTCAAAACACATCTATTAAGTTCTGATTAACACTCAGTATTCGTGCTGTGATATTTCAGTCATGTGCAGAGTGTGTACAGAGGACATCAGAAACTATGGAAATGGATATTAATGATGAGTGTATctgggtgcaaaatattttgaaatctgtgcataatttttcataatacctaTTTTCCATGGATTCTATGAGGGTTCCTTATGTGCATGCAGTTCGTCCTCTCCCTTCCAAGCATTTGCTCAATGCATCGTGTACATTCAGACTGACTCTAGAGTTtctatgcattagcaagaacagGTGATACTCACTCTCTGATTCAGAATTACTTCTCCTATTCAACTGAATagataatatttttcttcattgtattaGTAATCTAAATCATGTGGAATTCAGGGTGATTATTGTTTCCACAGTAATTAAAACTcacacatatttgttttttttttaatttttatttaatgaatgcatttttacatagattcaactttaggaatatagtggttctttccccaataccccccctccagctcccatcccatctccctctccctctcccatctccttcttcattatggttcatttttagtataactttatatacagagaactAATTCcatgctaatcatagacttcaacaatttgcacctacgcacacacacaacatatagaatacagtttggggagagaatttgcagttggttctcatattacaattcaataggaacaggggtcctacatggggagcaagttcacagtgactactgttgttccttaaacaattaacactcttttttatgatgtcagtgatcatctgaggctcttgtcatgggctggcaaggctatggaagccttttgtgaccatagactccattggtCTTTGGATACGGCCATAAGCacagtggatgttctctcctcccttcagagaagagtgtctccttctttgatgacactttctttcctctgaggtctcacagagaccctctgtgcaagatttttttttgtcatagagtcttggcttttcatgcctgaaatgctctcgcaggcctttcagcctgaccaggaagccttaaaggttaattctgatgtcagagtgttatttactgtgaATGTCATCCTAGGACTCTGCTGACCCACACGTACTTGTATCTCTGTAAACAGGATTGGTTTGGGGTCTGTGTACATTTAGGCAGTGTGTGCTGCCCTGAACCCTGGGTGTGGGAGGATGCTGCATTCCTCTTTGGGCCTTTGGGGTGTGTGATACTGGAGTTTTCTTGTCTGAATCCTGACTGAGATGGGCCATCACAGATCTTCACCTGATTCCTCCCATAGTGCTTCTGTGGTAACCCACATGCATAATTGGAAGAAGTTTTCCTGGAGAGTTTATTGACAATGCCTTTGGACCAAATGTAACTAATAGGAGCTCCTCACTTGGGTCTTTGTATTCATGAACTTGTAGGTAATTATGCCCCTGAGGGTGAAGAGGATGATTTCCAAacatgttttccttatttttcaccTGGACAGCAGACCTCAGCTGCAGAGCCTCAGGGCAGAAAGGGTTCCAGAAACcccatggatggatggacagctGGTTGAAAGAAGTCAGATGGAGCAGTATTAAAGTAGCTTTGactcagtcacacacacatatgatGAGAGCAtacaccacacaggcacacacacccagACAGATACTGCATGTGTACTCCTGCCTAGCACTGCATGTTCCACTGCCATTGTGTCCTAGGGCTTTTCACAAACTTCTAAGAtgtttgctttgatttttctgCTGCTCTTTCTGCAGGTATTTTTCCTTGTGACTTGTCACAATGACCCCaactgctttctcaagatggaacGCAGTTTTTACAAGGATGGGGATACTGTGATTGCTGCATTTTTCCCCATTTACAGATACCTCACTGATGCAATGACGAATGTTTTCAAAAAGAATCTCATATTTGAAGGGTAAGTTCTCTTTGTTTTAAtcatttccttgatttacatatTAGCTTTTTATATGGTCTCTTATATGGTCTGCAGATGGTTGGAAAAGTGTGTTCTGTGTCCCTGCCTTGCCCATCTTTTGTCTCTCCTAGAAACTGCTGATAATTAATTTGGGGAATGAtgaagacattttctttctttcctggcaCATGAATGGGTCAGACAAAGTTGTTTCatcagaggaggagaggagagtctCGTTGGTGTTCTTCCTGTCCCCCCTGTCCATGTTCATCAGTTCACAGGCCTATTGTGCTCATCAGAAGACTTTCATAACCAGTGCACTGAATGAATGAGAAACCTGGGTTAACATGAGCTCTTCCACATGTGCTCACAAACTTTTCTGCTATGTACTAGATTTGGGGCCATGAGAATGCTTTATTTCTCTGATAGTCCTGAAGAAGAAAGGATActtaataaagtaaaatttttactAGTTATTAGTAATCATAGGGCAACACCTCTGCAAAAATAtggtattaaatatatttttaatagtgaATGTGACCCATGTGAACTCTAATGGTTCCAAAATGCAAAATTCAGATTGAGTCCCTGTATCTTTATTTTGCTGGACAAAAATAGACATTTCATAAGGGGAATTTTTTTTCTAGCCCTCCttaataggttttctttttgtagctaaatataaatgtttcacacacacacacacatacacgtaagAAAATTTCATGCTTAAAGAATATTGTATCTGGTAGGATGGCATAATTGTTGTTTGAACATCTTTTTTGGAAGGTGCTAATTTTCTAATTTGTGTCTACTGTAATGTTACAGTAAGTAGGATGCAGTAAGCAGGTTGACTCTGTGTAGATCTTTGATAGAAGGTAGATATGAGGTAGATACTAGATAATAGATCATTGTGGTATCATTAAAGACAATGGATTTGAGAAGTATAGTTGGTGCCACCAAGGTGATGCCGCTGATTAAGTATTTTAGGCATGTGTCCAAAGATCTCTCCAAAAATAATCTAATGGGTACCAGCTCAATATAACAATATTATTCTCTTCACGTTGATTTTTATAAATTGGCCTAATTTGATATGTGCACATGGCATCCCATTTATGAAACACTTATTTAGTAGTAGCAGTAGCATTCCTCATGGTTATGCATGCAGTACATCATTTATGTGTACCCTGAAATGAAGGAGATGAGGATATAGTGAATTTCCAGTAGCAGGAAAAGCTTGTATGAATAGAGCCCAGGttcctcccacatgaatggcatgCAAACTGGAGCTCATAGTCAAGTCTCAGCAAACCCAGAGAAAACAACTGTGTTCATGACAATTGAAAAAACAATAAGATTgaactaaaaatatatttacacacTATACTCACCACTGTTAGATTCACCAACTTGAGAATATACAATAATTACTGATAAACTGTTCCTAGATATAAGGAAGACAttataaaacagaacaaaagggCAACTCTCACAAATACCCAGTGTGCCAAAAGGCTTATAGACCTTTTGTTTCCAGAGGGGAgctggagaaagaaataaatagaatgagGAATTGAGGGAAGAGTAGAAGAATGAGGAGAGGGACTGAGAAATATGAAGTACAAAACTGATTATTATTTGATCCTTTTAGCAAGGATTTTCAGATTTTCTCATTCAATGTAAAAACTATGCATCAGATACTTGGGTAACAAATATTTATAGTAACTatctatatataactatatatagcAACTGTATATGGTTATAGACAACTATTTataaataagatatatatatatatatatatacatatatacatacatacttataCAGCAAAATGAACGgactaaaaaatgaaaatctgtcaCTTCTCTAGCACATGGTGACCAATAACAAGCAGTCAACATGACCTAGTCTACTCTTCAATACTCAACACACAGGGCCTCTGAAAAACTGAAAGGGGCTTCTCATCTTGGTTCTTGCTGAAATGTCAGACCTCAGATATAGATATGCATCGTGTTCTTTGCATGGGAGACTATGTTCAATTCTATAGGAAAAACTGAGTGAGAAAGGCTAGTTGGAAGTAAATACCGATACCAAtggtaatgttttattttaacatatgCTTAGTGTTCTAAATAAATGGATGACTGTCTTAATTGTAAAGTGCTATgggccttggggccagcactgtggcatagtgggttaatgtcctggcctgaaacactggcatcccatatgggtgccagttctagcctgggctgctcctcttcggcccagctctctgctacggcctgggaaagcagcagaagatggctcaagtgcttggccccttgtaccagtgtgggagacccagaagaatctcctggctcctggcttcagatcagctcagctccagccattgtggtcatctgggaagtgaaccggctgatgaaagacctctctgtctgtctctacctctctgtatctctgtctttcaaataaataaaataatttttttaaaaaaagtgttacgGATCTTGCAGTCTAGTGTTTCAAGTCCACTGAGTGAGTATTACAGGCTTTTCTAAAGTGTTCGCTTATCACTGTTCTCCTTTCAAGctctgaatgtgattttatttttctggctTGTGATGGTTGTTGATGGGTAAATTTGATGGGGAAGAGACTTTTCTGGATAAATTGCAGACTTCCATCTACCATTCTAGTGCTCTGACATCATCCCTCTTTCTGATCACATAGTTACTCTCTTTTCTCATTACAGCCTGCAGCCTTCTGATCATATGGCTCCTATTTCAAAAAGCATTTAATGATGTGATAAGATGAAGAATCATTGTAGATTGTGAATATAGGAAACATTTATAGAGACAGTGCTAAAGATGGTGTGCCTTTCCTTTGTTCATGCTTTCATTTACAAGTTGAATCTGCTAAGTGTGAAGATTTTAGACAGGACATTCAGAGTGTGTTGTAATATTTACTTTAGAATCAAATCTAATAATTTAGAAGAGGTAGCTTTTGCCGTAGATGAATTGATGAGCTATGAATCCAAAAATAAGATTATGTTCTTTGGCAGCATGGACTGCCATGTGATAATATGTTCAAGACGCTATGTTGTAaaagcagattttatttttcagaatcatTTAGACTGAAAGTTCAGGATCAAGGCAGTAGCGATTTCTATTTTGGTGAAGACATGTGTCGTGCTGCAAATATGACACACTTCACCAGAAGAGAGGGAGCAAATTCTGTCTGCATTCCCGTTtggacactaatcccattcatagGAGATGTATAATAAAGAACCTATGTAAATTAATTACCTCACAATGATAAAATAGTCAAATAGTCATAGTACAGAGAAGGATTAGAACATGAATTTTTAGCCTTGACAGTCTTAGTTTGTATCAGTTATGGGAGTAGAATTGATAATCTGGGTTGgagtttttcctttaaagatcCCTGTGCCTTTCATGTAGGTTTCAGTCCAACAACTACCAGTACGTTCTAGCCTTGGTTCTTGCCATTGAGGAGATCAACAAGAACCCCCATCTTTTGCCCAACATGACCTTGGGATTTGATCTCTATAATGTCATGCACAGTGAGGTGAGGATGATGGAGAATCCCTTCATCTGGCTTGCGGGCCTGGAAAAGGATGTTCCTAATTACACATGTAGGAAACAGAGCAAGTCTGTAGCAGTAATATCTGGAACAAGCTTTTCTGTCCAAATGGGGACACTGCTGGAACTCTACAAAATTCCACAGGTGAGTGtgtaagggaaagagagggaaaaagcaCATCACGTTAGGTGCCTTAGTTATATCCCAAAAAGTGAAAATACCAGACATTATGCATTTACCAAAGTGTGTAATGTTAAGAGGAGGTGTGCAGAAATTTGTTGGAGTAGCCACATTTCTTCTCAAGTAGAGATTTGGGTgagttaaaatgtaaaatgttttccTTGACCTCTGAGTATAATGGCTCATGAACTAAGGAGTTCTGATGTCGTGGACATGAGTAAAATGAATGTTCTAATGTCTTCTGACACTTCCATCATATGCTTAATGTTTTCCAGGACTGATAGTACACTATAGCAATAACCTTACACAGATTTCTTGCATTTTCTCTTAGCTGACTCTTGGGTCTTTTGAACTGCTTCTGAGTGACAGTGGTCAGTTTCCCTCCCTCTATCAGATGGCACCCAAAGACACTTCTCTGGCCCTTGGCATGGTCTCTTTGATGCTTCATTTCAGCTGGACCTGGGTGGGTTTGGCCATCTCAGAACTCCCAAAAGGTATTCTGTTTATGTCCgatttgaaagtagagttgcaGAAGAATGGCATCTGTGTGGACTTTGTGGAACTGATCCCAGCCACTCAGGAGTCACATATTTCACTCAAGAAAAGGTTTCATATCAAGATCCTAAAATCATCAACGAATATGGTGATTATTTTCTGTGACACTGATTCCCTCATAGGTGTCAGCTTCCCAACATGGGAACGTGTAAAGACGTGGAAAGTCTGGGTCACCACCTCACAATGGGATTTTGCCAGTGCGGAGAAACATATCCTGCTCCACTCATTCCATGGGACTCTGATCTTTTCTCACCACCGTAGTGAGATCTCTGGTTTCAGAAACTTTCTTTGGACAGTTAACCCTTCCAAATACCCAGAAGACATTTACCTCTCTAGATTCTGGTCATTGGCTTTTGATTGCTCAGTTTCTGGGGCGTCCTGCAACACGTTGCAGAACTGTCCACTGAATGCCTCCTTGGAATCACTGCCTCCACATCGTTTTGATATGGCCATGAGTAATGGGAGTTACAACATATACAATGCTGTGTATGCTGTGGCCCACAGTGTACATGAGATGCTTCTACAAGAGTTAGAAATGCAGCCAGTGAGCAATGGGGCAAGGGTGGCATTTTCTCCCTGGCAGGTAATTTGGTTTCCATTGCATGACATGTACTCCTGAAATGATCACCTTAAGACCATCTGCTGGTGTTCAAAACAAATAGCTTGGCATCCTTTCTCCAAAATACAAGATAGAAATGAGCCCCTGCATTTAATTTGTCATCAGATACCAGATTCCATTGACAAGTGGGAAAGTTACTTGGATAAGCATAAGTGTTGTGTGTTAAAAAACACTCTCTCATCCTGTCCACTTAATTTTGACATTTGAAATACCTAAACTGTGTCATCCTTTTTTCAACCTCAGCAGTACAATAATTGCTTCTTGGTGTCAGATTATGCTGAGGATGCTTATCCAAAGTGAACATAATTTATCTCATACAATTTGCACAAATTTTTATTAGGGTAGCTTCATATTACAGGTGGTTGTCCTAGGTACACTGAAAAAATACTGAGTGTTGGTAGCTTTGCATTCACAGTTTAAAATTATCTGAATCTCACAGCCAGGTATTTTGATTGCCCTTGTTTTTGAATGAAAATGCCTGAAATCATGCTTACTTTGATTAATTCTCtctcaggttgttttgttttaattcatttgttgGCTATAATaagttttctttgtttatttgtgatTTACACATGATGAGAGGCTTTCTCTATAGGGGTTTTGTGTGTTATCACTTAGGCAGTCTTCATGTGAATATCGTGTATTTTTTCAGCTACACCCAATTCTCAAGAATCTCCAATTTACCAATCCAGCTGGTAACCTAGTGAATTTGGATCAAAAGCGAAAATTGGAAGCTGAATATGACATTCTCAACTTTTGGGATTTTCCGTATGGTGTTAGACATAAGGTTAAAGTAGGACAGTTTTCCCCATATGTGCCATATGGCCAACAGTTGTCTCTCTCTGAGAATTTGATAGAGTGGGCCACAGGAATTACAGAGGTAAGTTGTGTCTGATCATAAGATTCACAGTACACATGTTTACTCCCAAGTGGTATGGGGATTTGTGCAATATGGCTTattaaaaagacacagaaattAAACAACTCCCCTTACaatctaaatattttcttttgtgttttctgtctcAGCATGGACAGTACACACACTTCTTCCTCCACATGTTCTGTATCTGTTTCATGGTAAACAGTCAAATTGCATGCAATCAGTGTATTAGAATTTACAATTTAAGTACATAGGTTGTCCATGAATTGAAAACACTCTTCTTAGAATTTAAGTGGTAGTCCCAACAATGACCAACGTTCATGTGACTTTTCTCAGACTCCACGCTCAATATGCAGTGAGAGTTGCAGCCTTGGATTCAGGAAAACCCCTCTGGAGGGAAAGCCTACCTGTTGTTTTGATTGTACACCTTGTACAGAGAATGAGATTTCCAATCAGACAAGT belongs to Lepus europaeus isolate LE1 chromosome 20 unlocalized genomic scaffold, mLepTim1.pri SUPER_20_unloc_1, whole genome shotgun sequence and includes:
- the LOC133754299 gene encoding vomeronasal type-2 receptor 116-like is translated as MTLGFDLYNVMHSEVRMMENPFIWLAGLEKDVPNYTCRKQSKSVAVISGTSFSVQMGTLLELYKIPQLTLGSFELLLSDSGQFPSLYQMAPKDTSLALGMVSLMLHFSWTWVGLAISELPKGILFMSDLKVELQKNGICVDFVELIPATQESHISLKKRFHIKILKSSTNMVIIFCDTDSLIGVSFPTWERVKTWKVWVTTSQWDFASAEKHILLHSFHGTLIFSHHRSEISGFRNFLWTVNPSKYPEDIYLSRFWSLAFDCSVSGASCNTLQNCPLNASLESLPPHRFDMAMSNGSYNIYNAVYAVAHSVHEMLLQELEMQPVSNGARVAFSPWQLHPILKNLQFTNPAGNLVNLDQKRKLEAEYDILNFWDFPYGVRHKVKVGQFSPYVPYGQQLSLSENLIEWATGITETPRSICSESCSLGFRKTPLEGKPTCCFDCTPCTENEISNQTNMDQCVKCPDHQYASTEPDHCLHKAVAFLAYDDPLGMTLVCTALCFSVLTAVVLGVFVKHRDTPIVKANNRCLSYILLITLIFCFLCSLLFIGRPNTITCVLRQTTFGVVFTVAVSTVLAKTITVVLAFKVTAPGRRMRHWLLSGAPNSIIPICSLIQLALCAIWLGTSPPFVDTDAHSEHGHIILLCNKGSVTAFYCVLGYLGSLALASFTVAFLARNLPDTFNEAKFLTFSMLVFCSVWVTFLPVYHSTKGKVMVAVEVFSILASSAGLLSCIFVSKCYIILLRPENNALKGLRDRIASKESDVLKSSS